In Sulfurihydrogenibium sp., one genomic interval encodes:
- a CDS encoding PilZ domain-containing protein yields the protein MSEGILDEFINKLKKDRKLEANIFYEESPIKVVLPVLDIDFGRKQIEFEINPKIEAMINQEKEIYVKFNNEVLLLRPLFWNKETLVTTFPSLAIEPKIKREHVRVKCSQKNPILLEIYDNVNVCVSLRDISEKGFSFKLPKTVYLELNKPYSGKLNINGKSLPIVFKVLYKIERPDNTYRYGAKILNATTKVEDEVVKYIFERQREIAKILNTFAD from the coding sequence ATGTCAGAGGGGATACTTGATGAGTTTATAAATAAGCTCAAAAAAGATAGAAAATTAGAAGCGAATATTTTTTATGAAGAATCACCAATAAAAGTTGTTTTGCCTGTTTTAGATATAGATTTTGGAAGAAAGCAGATTGAATTTGAAATAAATCCAAAAATAGAAGCAATGATAAATCAGGAAAAAGAAATTTATGTAAAGTTTAACAATGAAGTTCTACTTTTAAGACCTTTATTTTGGAATAAGGAAACTTTAGTTACAACTTTTCCTTCTCTTGCTATAGAACCAAAAATAAAAAGAGAGCATGTAAGAGTAAAATGTTCCCAAAAAAATCCAATTCTATTAGAGATATATGATAACGTTAATGTTTGTGTGTCGCTTAGGGACATTTCTGAGAAAGGATTTAGTTTTAAGTTGCCAAAAACTGTTTATTTAGAATTAAATAAGCCGTACTCAGGAAAACTTAATATTAACGGTAAATCCTTGCCGATTGTTTTTAAAGTTCTTTACAAAATAGAAAGACCTGACAATACTTATAGATATGGTGCAAAAATTTTAAATGCAACAACTAAGGTTGAAGACGAAGTAGTAAAATACATTTTTGAAAGACAAAGGGAGATTGCAAAGATACTTAATACTTTTGCTGATTAA
- a CDS encoding 7-carboxy-7-deazaguanine synthase QueE — MKLLKKDLNKETFKIVEIFRSVEGEGRWIGLPVVFIRLEGCNLRCSWCDTPYSYTGENFRLLSISDILKEIKKYNLKRVCITGGEPFFTENLDVLVGNLIENSYQVFIETNGTLWNQNFENLDKSKIYITCSPKPPFYFINKNLLTYISEFKFVVDETLSIKHIIRPDLMEYIKNDVIVLQPESNKPEMVKKALELQDELLKFGIESRIIPQCHKILGLP, encoded by the coding sequence ATGAAATTGTTGAAGAAAGACCTCAATAAAGAAACTTTTAAAATTGTTGAAATATTTCGTTCTGTTGAAGGCGAGGGAAGATGGATAGGTCTTCCTGTTGTCTTTATAAGATTAGAAGGCTGCAATTTAAGATGTAGTTGGTGTGATACTCCTTACTCTTATACAGGAGAAAACTTTAGGCTACTAAGCATATCTGATATTTTAAAAGAGATAAAAAAATACAATCTAAAAAGAGTTTGTATCACAGGCGGTGAGCCATTCTTTACAGAAAATCTTGATGTTTTAGTTGGAAATCTTATAGAAAACAGCTATCAAGTATTTATAGAAACAAACGGTACTCTTTGGAATCAAAACTTTGAAAATTTAGATAAGTCTAAGATTTATATCACATGTTCGCCAAAACCACCTTTCTATTTTATAAACAAAAATCTTCTAACCTATATATCTGAGTTTAAATTTGTCGTAGATGAAACCTTAAGCATTAAACATATTATAAGACCAGACCTTATGGAGTATATTAAAAACGATGTTATCGTACTTCAACCGGAAAGCAATAAGCCAGAAATGGTTAAAAAAGCGTTAGAATTACAAGATGAGCTTTTGAAGTTTGGCATTGAAAGTAGGATTATACCTCAATGTCATAAAATCTTAGGCTTACCTTAA